ggcacaagaaaagtttctttcctcaggccatctacctcatgaacagctaaatcccccctagagagtaaaccagtgcaatacataacgctatttatcacatcatatgtcttactcacattcccttgcatttgtatagaacatacatataatgtctagtgactatttttttgtatattgtgtactttatattttttatcctttattcacatattctatcttctcatctgtctcttgtcactgtcattctgtctgtgctgtggaagtttctgtcaccaagacaaattccgtgtatgtgtgaacatacttggcaataaagctcgttctcaTTCTGATTCTATTTCTTAGAAAATATTATTCATAACactatatttttatgcattcattatcaataatattgatcttatttatttatttacttacttaatCAGTAGTTCGTATCAAgtgttctttgtgctgctgttctcctgAGGGTTAAGggatttcattgtattgtatgcAGTAACAATAAAGTCTTATCTTATCTAACACCAATTACTTAAGGACACTGACTGTACAAAGAAAGCAGTGGGGCcagaaacactgacacacaggtttttacttcattttctcCCCACATTAATTCTGTTCTTTCCCTGACTGGTATTATCTGTATTTAGAGCACAATTTGGAAATGAATGTGACCTACCAGTTAAATTCCAGTGTGTACAGGTGTTAAATACAGGAGTACTTAACACACAGGTTGattgataatttttttcagatttggCTGATGTGTTCCCCTAAAATGCTGAATCtctttattaaacataaactAGCGAATaacttaataataatgatcagGAGTAATATCAAAAGCACTCTCTCTGCAGATCCACTTCAACTTCTCCCTGCTGATTTCGTAACTGCTACTGTATCAATAATTCGTAGTGTTTTCTGAATAGCGCGGTTGTTTACTCTTAGttttacgtcgctttggacaagaACGTATGGTCAAAGAAAGAATAAACGTAAATCTGAACTGCTGCATATTTACATCATGTTCTCTGCACCGACAATACGTAACAGGTTCCACCACTAGAAGACAAGCCCCCGCCAGCGAAACCAGTTGTTGGGCGCATACCCGGTATCCTCACGTGGCCTCTTGCACCGCGCATGTTCGATGTCCTCGCTTGGCCTCTCGTGGCGTGGAGCGCGTGCATTGCTCGCGGAGATTCCGTGTTGCTTGGTATTTCGCTTCCGGAGCGTCAACGTTTGGAGGGAGCGCGTCGCTAACTTGAAAATATCCATaaagtaattaatatttttttgtttaaatttaaacgTTTTTATTGGATAAATAGTTAATCGCGAGTGCTTTTTATATGAAGTTTGAAGTTGGGAGGGAGGAGAAGTGATGGGCTGAGTGGTGTGACATCTGATTATGACACACCGTCAGAGAGGACTTGGGTTGGAGCTGCTCGGATTTCCCTTTGCAGTGGCTTTGCTTTGAGTGCAATGCTCGCGCGCGGCCAGGGGGGAGCCGGAAGGATCGCGAGCTCCGTTCTTTGACTCTAATGCGTGTGACGTATGAAGAGCCAGAGCCTGTGCGCGCACACTCTCACAGAAGTTCTGTAGGTGGGCTGGCTCTGAGGCCTTGGACCCAGCCCGACTCGTGTGTCTGCCGAGCTTTGAGCGGGTTAGGGGCTCTGGTTTGTAAAACCGATTTTCTGTGGTTACTCACTGCTGTTGccttgttcaaatcccaccacctgctgtagtaccctaggcCTAGGTCTGGGTACTTAACTTGAACTGATAGTTAATTGGCTCTGTAAATGGCAAAATCATCTCCCTGGGTAAAAACCATCAGTGAAACAAAGACTGATTAtgataaatgactaaatgaaaattagtaaaaatttGTCTTTGAAACAGTGTCTTTTGCTATTATTATTCATACAGAACATAACAGGTGGCTGAAGAAGTTCCACTAGTGGAAAAAAGAGTTCAGCATATATGCAATATTTAACTTTCCACAGTACTGGGCATAAAGAGAGCAGTGGGCAAATTTTTGTCTAAAATGATGTCCATTTTACTTGACTGTGACTTTGGGTATTTGCTATTTGCTGTCACTACTTGTGTTTGAATTTCAGATATCTTTGTACTGCTACATGTTGAattcttgaaatattttttttctgtcagttaCAAGGATTAATTTATAGTGAacttgatgcttttgtccaatgAGAGTTGCATTATTAGTTTTGTAGGTCAATAAAGTTAATGTGGATGTCGAGGTGGTGGTCTGAGTACTGAGCTGGTGTTCAGTCAGGGATCCAAAATGCACTTTAAAGatttcatttactcattcatacagtcTGTGTTCACCTTCAgggtttatttcaaaatacaagcTTCAGAAGGCAGGTCACCAGGAAGTGAATTGTCAGAGTGATGCTGTTGAGGAAGCACTGACTGTAGGGATGGCAGCAATGGCAGCAGCAAACTGGGACACTTCCGCATGTGCTCAGCGTGTTGTGAGGGGTGGGGTACAGGCTTCATAGTGTTCATATCTCCAGagccatatactgtataagatGATGAAACATACCTGGCTGTAGTGAACAGTGTCCAGTCACAGGCCAGCTGCTGTGTGGAAATTACTGCTCCATCACCACTAATTTTCTATCAGTTACCTACTATGTTTTGTTTGAGCAGTTAAAACCAGTTTTCTTAGTTATGCATTGTCATTGTATTTGATGATAATAATGTTTAGCCTGCTAAACTAATAGGAAGTTTTTACTTGGTTTTTTGATAGGTCTTTGATGCTGTAAAGCCCTCTCATACATGTTTCCAAATGAATTAGCTGATACATTTTGCATGCTTATAGTATTTAGTTTTAAAGTGGTTCTGCCtgaggcacggtggtgcagtgagtagtgaTGCTGCtttacagcagctgggtggtgcaagaggacatggatttaATCCCAGCTCTGTCTCTggggagtttgcaggttctccccatgtctgtgtaggGTGCTTTGATttcttcccacattccaaaCGCATGCAGTTCACATGGATTGATAAGTCTagaaattgcccatagtgtgtgaataggtgagtaagtgtgtgtggctaccctgcattTGTAGTTGTTGCTGTGGCTGTGCACTTATAACAGCTTTTCAAAGGTAAATCTAATGAAGGCATCAGGTGCTGCTACTGCTTCAAGTGTATATTCTCTTTTCCTGCAGACAATGAACCTGGACTAGCACTGACATAGCAGTTTGTCCACCTTCCCATCTATCTTCCTTATTCAAAGTACAGTCTCCTTGGCCCTGTCCTCATAGCATCAGGATCACCTTGCAACAAAGCGGTGCTAAGTGCTTTATCTATTTTAAAGCAGCAGGAGAAACTGGTCTATGTCACTTCAAGAACTGTGCTGACCAGGACGACCAGAGGTGTGAGTACCAATTATGGGAAACTTTTGATGCACTGCAGGATGAACTGAGACCCCTCTCCAAGCATCTGtaggtgaatgtgtgtgtcctAACATATCAGGCCTTGGTGCTCTCCAAAGAATAAAGGCTACTCCGCCACCTATTCCACATCACTGGTGGACGTTTTGGATTTTCCTCCAGAGTTTGGATTCATCAACCGCTTCGGTCCGTGGAATGCGACCATGTCATGCCTCAGTGAGCTTTATCCAGTCAACACGGTCTACGCTGTCTCCTTTCTGGAGCAGCTCAAGTTCTTCTATGAGAAGAAACTGCTGACAGATGTGGTACTGATGGTCGAGGATGCTGAGATCCCATTCCACAAGACGGTGTTGGCCACGTGCAGCTCCTACTTCAGGTGAGCACCTTATACAGCCAAGATTTCTTCTCTGCCATGTTCAGTGTCTATTTTCTGTCGTCAGTGCAGAATGTAAATAGAAACTGCTGAAGTGCAACCTGTAAAAGAAATGTTCGCTATAGATGGAGTGTTTAGCTTTCCATAATGCTGGATGTAAAAATAACTGTTGGAAAATCTCCAAAATGAGGTGTATTATGCCTGAATGTACCTCTGTGaagtcattctttttttctgttacttattgcatttcagtttttaaataatgaaatattgctCAATATTGAAGTACTGAAATGTATCTGAacattaaactattttttttagtttgtagAAAGCATAACAGTTGTGAAACTGTGCTAGAGATTTATGGAGAGTCAAAAGTAATGTACGAGAGAGGCTAATGGAGAAAGAGTGTGGAAATAGGTGTGTATATGTACCactataagtcaccttgaataaagtTGTAAGCATTATACTGCATGTAATGTgtactgctttggagaaaagcatctgttagatgaatatatataaatgtgtgtccAGGGAGACTGGATGGATTAACTTCCGTCATGGGAAGGGTTTTCTGCTTCTCTTCATAGAGATGCAGCTCTCTTAAGGAGATGGTGTGCTGCTAGGTTTATGGAAATATATCAGCAAAACTGTGTGTTTAAGCACTTTCCCACAAAACTTCTATCATTCAAGTTTTTCTTCCTCTATTGTCCCTGTGATGTATGGGGTTTTAAAAGCACAGTATGTGTACATTGCAAGAATCTGCTGAGATGGCAGATTAACAATTTCTGTGGAATTTTATACTCGCAGGCCACTTCTGTGCTGTGTTGGCATCAGTGCATGCAAGCTTTCTGGATTGCTCATGATTATAGCATGGATGTATGATTTCAGTATGGCATGCTAAGTAGTGGAAGGTAAGTTAAGCTGACAACCATAATGTTGAAAAGACTGTGGAGACTGGGAAAACTGCTTTACATCATGAGAAAAAGTAATTGTGCCAGCTCCAGTAACCAGCATTATTGCAAGGGTACTATATTAAGTATCTCAAAGTCCTGTAAAGACAACCTGGGGAAGTGGCCACTGAAGCTGTGAGCATCTCTGAGGGTTATTGTAAAATAGTGAGAATTGCAAGTTGATGATAAAAACATGCCTTCATTCTCATCTCCGTTGCCCACAGAGCCATGTTCATGAGTGGCCTGAGCGAGAGCAAGCAAAGCCACATCCATCTGCAGAATGTGGACTCAGCCACCCTGCATATGATCATCACCTATGCGTACGCTGGTAACCTGGCCATTACTGACAGCATGGTGGAGCCGCTCTATGAGATAGCATGCTTCCTGCAAGTTAGTTTGACACACACAGCGCTTGTCACTGTCTAGTTCTCAGTACTCTCCTGGGAATTTGAACatcttgtattttaaaatttccctTAGCTTTGTGAGCCTTTTATTGATGTAGATACAGTATAGCATTATGTTAGATATACAACCTTTATTGCCAACTAATCAAAAAACAGCAGTTTGCTTCTTTGAGCAGAATCTGCATTTGTATTCCAAATTTAAACATGGTTGTGATTAATAGTTGATTTGATTATTGATGATTCCTGGCAAAGTATTTCTActtattttgacaaattttacattaaagGTCCATCCCATTAAGAAGTTATACAGATTCATagacttttgattttcttcttcAGGTAGATGATGTGCTGCTTCGTTGCCGGGAGTATCTAGTGAAAAAGATCAACACAGACAACTGCGTGCGCATGCTGAGCATCGGTGACCTGTTCGGTTGTGCCAAGCTAAAGCAGAGTGCCAAGCGTATGATTGAGCACAAATTCCCATCTGTGTACAGGCAGAAGGCATTCTTGCAGTTGTCCCATGAGCTCCTGGTGGACGTTCTGAGCAGTGACAATCTCAATGTAGAGCGGGAAGAAACGGTGCGTGAGGCGGCTATGCTGTGGCTGAAGCACAATATGGAGTCACGTTCACAACACCTGTCCTCAGTGCTCAGCCAGATCCGCATCGATGCACTGTCCAAGGTGACGCAGTGTGCTTGGTTCCAGAGTTTGCCGCCCAATGACAAGTCTGTGGTGGTGCAAGGCCTCTACAAGTCCATGCCCAAGTTCTTCAAGCCTCTCCTGGGCATGACCAAGGAGGAAATGCTGATCTTTATGGAGGTGGCTTCTGAGTATTCAGACACGTGTGTGCAGGCTGTGGTGTTTCTGGGCATGCTTTGCATCTTTGTTCGTGAGGCACACACGAACGAGCATGCACACTACACCATCTACCAATACGACATCGAGCTGGACTGCTGGCACTCGCGCCAGCTAGTCTCCGAACGTGTACTCTGGGACTTGGGCAAGGACTTTCGCTGTACTGTGGGTAAGCTGTACCCTCCTGTCTGGAGGAGTCTCCTTGGAAGCCTCCCACGTACCTGTTAGCCCCTGACAGGACAGAAGAATTTGAGGTGGACAGTGAGATGGTATCCCTGCCGCACTTCTAGCTTCCAGAAacttcctcttctctctcccgTCTTTTAGAACTTTAGAAGGGAGTGGAGTTACGAATCAAAACAAGAGTATACAGTTAAATTCGATCTGGTTCGTAAGAACATGTACGATGTACGATTGTTTTCTATGAGCAGCAGCTGTGATCTTTGAATCTGTATTGGTCCTCGCTTTTCTAACTGGTGCAGAGACACTGGGGTGCTGCCACTGCTGTGCTGCTAATCTCCACACTCCCCAGCAGTACCAAATTGTTTACCTCAGGCTGACATTGTACTACACCTGCGGTTAAATATCTCCTGTATTCAAGTTCTTTCATCTTTTACTTCTGGATAGGAATACTGGTCTGTTTTACCGTTTTTaatagtgtgtcagtgtgacTGATTGACAATGATGACATCAGCGCACTCCAGAGCAACTGGCAACTATACTACAATACCTCTTGTCTTGTCCCAATGCTGATGAAGGGTAGACCTGCACTTCTCATGGCAACTATGAATAGGAATGTGGATAACggctgtttttgtgtgtgtaggggggatGTCAATGATGCCTGCAAGTCTGGTCACCAACTGTGACATGCCCCCTTAACCCTTCCTTATCCATGTTTCCTTGGTTAGTCACCAAAAGTTTTCCCAATGAAGTGTACCCATCAACCATTTCTGCCACAAAGCACTGCTTGATGTTGGGAACCCCTCCTCACCCCACCCATATTCCTCCTTCACATGCGGGTCTTTTTAGTACTATTGTTACAGTAACTTTGGgctcatgtatttttatttgctgctgaaatacatgtatgactatatatttttcatttgtttaaagaaaaaaatctttggaaATAACCAAGTCtattttgtggtgtttttttaatgatttaatatGACATTACTGTCGTGTGATTGTGCATAGATACCCAGtttctttgattttgtttttctccgtTTCATGAAAGGAGGGTGTTTAGGGGAAGATGCAAGCATTGgggcggtgcggtggcgcagtgggtttgactgggtcctgctctctgggtctggggtttgagtcctgtttggggtgccttgcgactgactgacgtcccgtcttgggtgtgtcccctccccctccggccttgcgctctgtactgcctgggttaggctccggctccccatgaccctgcatggCATAAGCggtttcgtgtgtgtgtgtgtgtgtgtgtgtgtgtgtgtgtgtgtgtgtgtgtgtgtgtgtgtgtgtgtgtgagagtgagtgatgTGCAAGTATTGGCATCTCTGATTGGTGCCATGCATCAAGACCAGGCCACTATGTATGGAAGGGGTCCAGCTGCAATTAGAGCATTCATGCCACTCCCCTCCCCACAGCCAAGACTTTACAAACCATCCCAGGAACCAGTAGCagagagccccccccccttatAGCATGCTTGGCTGCATCATGCCTTTCACACTGTATTTTGaacaacattaatttattaaacagcAAAGCTGATGAACACTTCTGTCTTTTGAGAGTGTTTGACCTTGGTGTAGGTTTTCATTGATTATGTGCACACTCAGGCTTAAGAATGGGTGGTGTGAAGCTTCAGGTTTGTCTGTTTGTCACTACCCTTGACCCTTTTCTGTTgatctttttcagtttgtgtatgtgttgaACCCATATTCCCAGGCATACGCACCAGACTTGAGTGACACAAGGCTTATTCACCACCTAAAAGGATTCTTTTGCTGTACTTTGTCTCCAATATCAAGTCTAGCCTGCTATATCAACACAGGATACATGTGGTTCCTGTACCATATAACATACTTCAGCCCACACTGTCACACCCCAAGTAGACCATCCATGGTAGACCTCTAAAAGAGGAATGTCACTTTCAGGATAGTGTGCAAATGCTGAGCATCACTATATGGTACAGATCAGTATCACGATCCTTTGACCAGAGGAGTGTGAAGGTTCCATTTGTAGGTGAAGTAGAGTGTTTTTTGAAGCCGAGTTCTGGCAAGGCTCAAGGCTGGATGggatccgccccaagtttctcaggtctctggatgttgtggggctgtcttggctgacacgcctctgcagcattgcgtagagtttgggaacggtgcctctggactggcagaccggggtggt
Above is a genomic segment from Scleropages formosus chromosome 17, fSclFor1.1, whole genome shotgun sequence containing:
- the LOC108923305 gene encoding kelch repeat and BTB domain-containing protein 2-like isoform X1 → MSCLSELYPVNTVYAVSFLEQLKFFYEKKLLTDVVLMVEDAEIPFHKTVLATCSSYFRAMFMSGLSESKQSHIHLQNVDSATLHMIITYAYAGNLAITDSMVEPLYEIACFLQVDDVLLRCREYLVKKINTDNCVRMLSIGDLFGCAKLKQSAKRMIEHKFPSVYRQKAFLQLSHELLVDVLSSDNLNVEREETVREAAMLWLKHNMESRSQHLSSVLSQIRIDALSKVTQCAWFQSLPPNDKSVVVQGLYKSMPKFFKPLLGMTKEEMLIFMEVASEYSDTCVQAVVFLGMLCIFVREAHTNEHAHYTIYQYDIELDCWHSRQLVSERVLWDLGKDFRCTVGKLYPPVWRSLLGSLPRTC
- the LOC108923305 gene encoding kelch repeat and BTB domain-containing protein 2-like isoform X2; this encodes MLSSGRAMFMSGLSESKQSHIHLQNVDSATLHMIITYAYAGNLAITDSMVEPLYEIACFLQVDDVLLRCREYLVKKINTDNCVRMLSIGDLFGCAKLKQSAKRMIEHKFPSVYRQKAFLQLSHELLVDVLSSDNLNVEREETVREAAMLWLKHNMESRSQHLSSVLSQIRIDALSKVTQCAWFQSLPPNDKSVVVQGLYKSMPKFFKPLLGMTKEEMLIFMEVASEYSDTCVQAVVFLGMLCIFVREAHTNEHAHYTIYQYDIELDCWHSRQLVSERVLWDLGKDFRCTVGKLYPPVWRSLLGSLPRTC